DNA from Ignavibacteriales bacterium:
GCGAAAAACATCAGAAGTAATATGAGGTAGTTTCGCTGGGTTTTTCTGGAGCGGAAGAATTTTTTAAACCGATTCATAGTTTACCCGTAATTCAGTTAATGATTATGTTATTTATTTGATTATATGTGCAGATCGAATGAATAGACTTTTTCAATTGGAAATTGAGCTGGATTAATACGGTCATCCTATAAAGTACCCTAATTTTCAGAACGGATCCTCTCTAATTTGAGTTAATAAGAAATTACCTAATTAATACTTGGGTTCTTTAAGATAAAAAATAATAGCCAGTACCTGAGGTTAATCGAATTCGGATATTTTCTTTTTTTTCTCGGGTTGAAAACTATGATTTTTAATCATTATTCACAAACAAAAATATGAATGAATCTTTCATAAGATTGAAGAGTTTTATGGAAAAAAGAGAAGGGACAAATCTTATTTGATGCTTGATTTATTCTTTTTCTATCATCATCTTTAAAATAGATATTCACAACATTACTAGCCCAATACTAACTAGAATCCAATTTAATTAAATAAATAAGGTGATAATAATAATGGACTATTTCAAAGAACTAACAGCAAACCAAACAATTTTTTTCAGTTATATGAAAGAAAAATACCGCGTATTCAACAACTCAAATATTTTCTTCCGTGATATTCAATATGCTATTAAAAGCTTTTTTGAGAAAAAGAATAAACGAATTTCATATTCTGAAGCTGAAAAGATTGCTATAGAATTTACCACCCAGATGGAAAATGATAAGCAATTAATAAAAATGTCTAATAATGCATGGAAAGTGAATTTTTCTTTTGAGAAGAGTGTTATACCGGAAACGAATGTAACACCGAATTAAGTAGAGAAAGGATTCACGATGGATCAAGATGTCCGAGTTCAGAATTCATTGGAAAATGAAATCTCTGAAATAGATATTACCGAAAAAGCAATAAAACAAGTAAAACGAATTAAGGAAGAGAATAATATTCCGGATGAGCATGCTCTCCGAATTGGAGTTAAAGGGGGCGGATGTTCCGGTTTAACCTACCAAATGGGCTTCGATCACGAAACGAAAGACGGCGATACTGTAATTGAAAAAGAAGGTATTAAACTTTTTGTTGACGGGAAAAGTTTATTCTATTTATCCGGTACCGTTCTCGATTTCAGTGACGGACTAAATGGCAAAGGATTTATCTTCAGCAATCCCAACGCTACAAAGACTTGCGGCTGCGGCGAATCATTTGGAGTATAAAATGGATAGAAAAAAATTTCTTACATCGCTTAGCATTTTAACAGTTGCCGGAAGTCTTAAAAAAATTGATGCAATAACAAACAAAATAAATCATTCATTAATTAGGAGAAATAAGATAATGAGCAAATTTGAATTAATGCCGCTCCCGTATGCGTTCAACGCATTGGAACCGCATATAGACGCACGCACAATGGAAATTCATCATGATAAACATCATGCCGCTTATGCTAACAACTTGAACAAAGCTCTTGAAGGTACCGAGTTAGAGGGAAAATCTCTAGAAGATATTTTTAAAAATATTTCTAAGGCACCGGCTGCGGTTAGAAATAACGGCGGCGGCGTTTGGAATCATAATATGTTTTGGCAGGTTATGGGCCCAAATAAAGGCGGTCAGCCATCTGGCCCTCTCTCAGAGGCAATTAACAG
Protein-coding regions in this window:
- the erpA gene encoding iron-sulfur cluster insertion protein ErpA translates to MDQDVRVQNSLENEISEIDITEKAIKQVKRIKEENNIPDEHALRIGVKGGGCSGLTYQMGFDHETKDGDTVIEKEGIKLFVDGKSLFYLSGTVLDFSDGLNGKGFIFSNPNATKTCGCGESFGV
- a CDS encoding superoxide dismutase, which encodes MSKFELMPLPYAFNALEPHIDARTMEIHHDKHHAAYANNLNKALEGTELEGKSLEDIFKNISKAPAAVRNNGGGVWNHNMFWQVMGPNKGGQPSGPLSEAINSTFGSFEKFKELFSTAGATRFGSGWAWLVLSGGKLVITSTPNQDNPLMDISEVKGSPLLALDVWEHAYYLNYQNRRPDYIASWWNVVNWDDVAKRFASAK